The following are from one region of the Mangifera indica cultivar Alphonso chromosome 14, CATAS_Mindica_2.1, whole genome shotgun sequence genome:
- the LOC123195766 gene encoding APO protein 4, mitochondrial-like — MMALRKKSYLWINVLGELGRHRFYSSKFDLKKLRPMIQKRIESRAKDYPVRGMVPVAKAVLKARALLIQGISTLIKFIPVQACKFCPEVCIGEKGHLIQTCHGYRRQAKNRVHEWVSGGLNDIIVPVETFHLQRMFQPVIQHNQRFDFDRVSAVVELCWQAGADPNDEDLYTNARNSTCPIRGVNEAESLSPGDRSLIASQTLKAWETVRSGVQRLLLVYPAKVCKHCSEVHVGPSGHKARLCGVFKHESWRGTHFWKKAEVDDLVPPKIVWWRRPQDPPVLLNEGRDYYGHAPAVVDLCTQAGAMIPTKYFCMMKMNGRPSTV, encoded by the exons ATGATGGCTTTGAGGAAGAAATCATATTTATGGATAAATGTTTTGGGAGAGTTGGGTAGGCATCGCTTTTACAGTTCTAAATTCGACTTGAAGAAGCTGAGGCCTATGATTCAGAAGAGAATTGAAAGTCGTGCTAAGGACTATCCAGTTCGAGGCATGGTCCCTGTTGCAAAGGCAGTTCTTAAAGCTAGAGCTTTATTGATTCAAGGCATCTCCacacttattaaatttattccTGTTCAGGCATGCAA GTTCTGTCCAGAAGTATGTATTGGAGAGAAAGGTCACTTGATTCAAACTTGTCATGGTTACAGGCGCCAAGCCAAGAATCGAGTTCATGAATGGGTCAGTGGTGGTTTGAATGATATAATTGTTCCAGTGGAAACATTTCACCTGCAGAGAATGTTTCAACCTGTAATACAGCACAACCAACGGTTTGATTTTGATCGTGTTTCTGCTGTTGTCGAGCTATGCTGGCAGGCAGGAGCTGACCCGAATGATGAAGACTTGTACACCAATGCTAGGAACTCTACGTGCCCCATTAGAGGGGTTAATGAAGCAGAGTCTTTATCACCTGGAGATCGGTCATTGATAGCCAGTCAAACCTTAAAGGCATGGGAGACAGTTAGATCTGGTGTCCAGAGATTGTTGTTGGTTTACCCAGCAAAAGTTTGTAAGCATTGCTCAGAAGTTCATGTTGGGCCATCTGGGCACAAGGCTCGGCTCTGTGGAGTGTTTAAACATGAGAGCTGGCGAGGAACACACTTTTGGAAGAAGGCAGAAGTTGATGATTTGGTACCTCCGAAAATTGTTTGGTGGCGGCGGCCTCAAGATCCCCCTGTACTTCTGAATGAGGGACGGGACTATTATGGGCATGCACCAGCAGTGGTGGATCTGTGCACACAGGCTGGCGCTATGATTCCAACCAAGTATTTTTGTATGATGAAAATGAATGGTCGACCATCAACTGTTTGA